A window of Malania oleifera isolate guangnan ecotype guangnan chromosome 5, ASM2987363v1, whole genome shotgun sequence contains these coding sequences:
- the LOC131155929 gene encoding patellin-6-like, with translation MVSSGLVLGHLVSEHGIEVDRAKVELISQLPIPKIVRDIRSFLGHVIFYRRFIQNFSSIAKPLCSLLQNETEFLWTDAYEQTFETLKKHLTIAPIIQPPRWDMSFEIMADASDFALGAILSQRVDNKPSIIYYANHTLNDAQKNCTTTKKELLAVVFAFEKFYSYLPDMFVSLSPLNDDFIDERLFCSVTRSLPPSIGRIPALPGLRFPASSLYGFRNSDWGRASLLYIALRSMASMGDGICTSAKCKETDREELETVRQNPEKDDHGNKACAEMKRSRKKVLMEFRCRMEDAILGNYLLGKPARNCLGKEQTKARDALKDISLWGVPLLPSKGHEGTDIVLLKFLKAKDYKVPEAFEMLQKTLIWRREFKTEGILDEDLGFDLKNVVYLNNTDKEGHPLCYNIYGAFRDRDVYKRAFGSEKRCEKFLRWRVQSMEKGVGKLSFKAGGVNSMVQITDLKNSPGPGMKEISAVRRRILLLLQDNYPELIYKNIIINVPFWYYTFHALLSRFISQRTKSKFILARPSKVTKTLLKFIEPENIPVQYGGLQREDDEEFSPADKVSELTIKACSVEIIEIPVAETGVTLVWDVAVVNQEVCYKDEFIPDDEGSYTILLQKKKKLSESFRNSFYIGEPGKIVITIENGTFKKKRVFFRSKSKPTVPMYVFFK, from the exons atggtaagtagtggtttggtacttgGCCATTTAGTTTCTGAGCATGGTATAGAGGTCGACAGAGCCAAGGTGGAGTTGATTTCCCAGTTACCTATCCCTAAGATAGTGAGAGATATCCGTTCTTTCCTTGGCCATGTCATCTTCTATAGGCGTTTCATTCAGaatttcagtagtattgctaaaccattgtGTTCTTTATTGCAAAATGAGACTGAATTTTTATGGACTGATGCATATGAACAGACTTTTGAGACACTGAAGAAACATTTGACTATAGCACCCATTATACAACCCCCTCGGTGGGATATGTCGTTTGAGATTATGGCTGATGCTAGTGATTTCGCTCTTGGTGCCATTCTTAGTCAAAGAGTCGATAACAAGCCTTCTATCATCTATTATGCAAATCatactttgaatgatgctcaaaaAAATTGTACCACCACTAAGAAGGAATTGTTGGCTGTTGTGTTTGCCTTTGAAAAATTCTACTCTTAT CTACCTGATATGTTTGTATCTctttctcccttaaatgatgattttattgatgaGCGTCTTTTTTGCAGTGTCACGCGCTCCTTG CCTCCCTCCATTGGCAGGATCCCAGCATTGCCTGGTCTCAGGTTTCCGGCAAGTTCTCTCTACGGCTTCCGGAATTCGGACTGGGGAAGAGCTAGCTTGCTCTACATTGCCTTGAGATCAATGGCATCCATGGGTGACGGGATCTGCACTTCAGCCAAATGCAAGGAAACCGATCGGGAAGAACTCGAAACCGTCCGacaaaatcctgaaaaagatgatCATGGAAACAAGGCCTGCGCTGAAATGAAGAGGTCAAGGAAGAAAGTGTTGATGGAATTCCGATGCAGGATGGAAGATGCCATTCTGGGGAACTATCTTTTGGGGAAGCCTGCAAGGAACTGTTTGGGGAAGGAACAAACGAAGGCCAGAGATGCCCTGAAGGACATTTCTCTGTGGGGTGTTCCATTGCTGCCAAGTAAAGGTCACGAAGGCACCGACATCGTCCTGCTCAAGTTTTTAAAAGCCAAGGACTATAAGGTCCCCGAGGCTTTCGAAATGCTCCAGAAGACTCTGATATGGCGGAGGGAATTCAAGACGGAAGGAATTCTTGACGAGGACTTGGGTTTCGACCTCAAAAATGTGGTGTACCTAAACAACACAGACAAAGAGGGCCATCCCTTGTGTTACAACATTTATGGAGCTTTCAGGGACAGGGACGTATACAAGAGAGCATTTGGATCAGAGAAGAGGTGTGAGAAATTCCTTAGGTGGAGAGTCCAATCTATGGAGAAAGGCGTTGGGAAGCTCAGTTTCAAGGCTGGTGGGGTGAATTCAATGGTGCAGATCACAGATTTGAAGAACTCCCCAGGGCCAGGAATGAAGGAGATAAGTGCAGTTCGCAGAAGAATCTTGTTGCTGCTTCAAGACAATTATCCTGAGCTCATTTACAAAAAT ATAATCATAAATGTTCCCTTTTGGTACTACACGTTCCATGCGCTACTTTCTCGCTTCATCTCTCAAAGAACAAAAAGCAAGTTCATCCTTGCCCGACCATCGAAAGTCACAAAGACTCTTCTCAA GTTTATAGAACCCGAAAACATACCAGTTCAATACGGCGGTCTCCAACGGGAGGACGATGAAGAATTTTCGCCTGCAGACAAGGTCTCGGAGCTAACTATTAAGGCGTGTTCAGTTGAAATCATTGAAATTCCTGTAGCAGAG ACCGGGGTGACTCTGGTCTGGGACGTGGCGGTGGTGAACCAGGAAGTGTGCTACAAGGATGAGTTTATCCCAGATGACGAGGGCTCATATACGATTTTGCTTCAGAAGAAGAAAAAATTGAGTGAGAGCTTTAGGAATTCATTTTACATTGGTGAACCAGGGAAGATAGTGATAACCATTGAGAATGGGACATTTAAGAAGAAAAGGGTTTTCTTTAGATCCAAGAGCAAGCCCACTGTTCCCATGTATGTCTTCTTTAAGTGA